One genomic region from Cellulomonas fengjieae encodes:
- a CDS encoding uroporphyrinogen decarboxylase/cobalamine-independent methonine synthase family protein: MTGARPGVTGSGPWPGLDVLEAQTVVVGDLVDVPSEVAGLPFTVTLAERGPWSDRVGRTSSLLAELPTELGPHGWKLADRPSRDLARAHAYLREDVDALAVAAHGWDGPLVVPVLGPLTLAASLYLARGDKVVSDAGAVRELAASLAAGFAEHLATIRRSVPGAQPTVLLHEPLLAQVMAGVLPSFSGYSALRSVPGPVAAERIREVAAGIRSVEGARVVVHGGTAWTSLGAIRAAGVDGFALAVPALDERSWEKVAEAVEGGLAFWPELAPQASSQCAGPDVVGQADTLTRPWRSVGLPMTSLRDVVLVAGPVAGSSPDDARGVLAGLVRAARIVAERAEA; the protein is encoded by the coding sequence GTGACCGGGGCGCGGCCGGGCGTCACGGGCAGCGGACCCTGGCCCGGGCTGGACGTGCTGGAGGCGCAGACGGTCGTGGTCGGCGACCTCGTCGACGTCCCGTCCGAGGTGGCCGGCCTGCCGTTCACCGTGACCCTCGCCGAGCGCGGACCGTGGAGCGACCGTGTCGGGCGGACGTCGTCGCTCCTCGCCGAGCTGCCGACCGAGCTGGGGCCGCACGGCTGGAAGCTCGCCGACCGGCCGAGTCGCGACCTCGCACGGGCGCACGCGTACCTGCGGGAGGACGTCGACGCGCTCGCGGTCGCCGCGCACGGGTGGGACGGGCCGTTGGTGGTCCCCGTGCTGGGCCCGCTGACGCTCGCCGCCTCGCTCTACCTGGCCCGCGGCGACAAGGTGGTGTCCGACGCGGGGGCGGTCCGCGAGCTCGCCGCGTCCCTGGCCGCCGGCTTCGCCGAGCACCTGGCCACGATCCGCCGGTCGGTCCCCGGGGCGCAGCCCACCGTGCTGCTGCACGAGCCCCTGCTGGCACAGGTCATGGCCGGGGTGCTGCCGTCGTTCTCGGGGTACTCCGCGCTGCGCTCGGTGCCCGGACCGGTGGCCGCCGAGCGGATCCGGGAGGTCGCCGCAGGCATCCGCTCGGTCGAGGGTGCGCGGGTCGTCGTGCACGGCGGGACGGCGTGGACCTCGCTCGGCGCGATCCGGGCGGCGGGCGTGGACGGGTTCGCGCTCGCGGTCCCCGCCCTCGACGAGCGGAGCTGGGAGAAGGTGGCGGAGGCCGTCGAGGGCGGCCTCGCCTTCTGGCCGGAGCTGGCCCCTCAGGCGTCGTCGCAGTGCGCCGGCCCGGACGTGGTGGGCCAGGCCGATACGCTCACCCGGCCGTGGCGGTCCGTCGGGCTGCCGATGACGAGCCTGCGCGACGTCGTGCTCGTCGCGGGGCCCGTCGCCGGGAGCAGCCCGGACGACGCCCGGGGCGTGCTGGCCGGGCTGGTCCGGGCCGCGCGGATCGTGGCCGAACGAGCGGAGGCATGA
- a CDS encoding cysteine desulfurase family protein yields the protein MSVYLDHAATTPMVPEAARVLAEQLARTGNPSSLHASGRAARRTVEEARERLAAALGARPSEVVWTSGGTEADNLAVKGMFWSRRSQDPRRRRLLVSAVEHHAVLDPAFWMAEHAGAELVLLPVDADGVLQVDALREELERHGEQAALISVMWANNEMGALQPLGDVVELARRYGVPVHADAVQAAGQVPVDFGASGLDAMTVTGHKVGGPGGVGALLARRGLDLTPVLHGGGQERGVRSGTLDAPLIASFSVAVDLAVAEQPAFAARVGALRDALVEGVEALVPDAVLRGPRTTAARLPANAHLTFPGCEGDSLLYLLDSAGIEASTGSACQAGVPRPSHVLLAMGVDEVAARGALRFSLGHPSTTDDVEALLAVLPGVVDRARAAGLATVGSVS from the coding sequence GGCCGGGCGGCTCGCCGCACCGTCGAAGAGGCCCGGGAGCGGCTCGCGGCGGCCCTGGGCGCCCGGCCGAGCGAGGTCGTCTGGACCTCGGGCGGGACGGAGGCGGACAACCTCGCCGTCAAGGGCATGTTCTGGTCCCGGCGCAGCCAGGACCCCCGTCGACGCCGCCTGCTGGTCTCCGCCGTCGAGCACCACGCGGTGCTCGACCCGGCGTTCTGGATGGCCGAGCACGCCGGTGCCGAGCTGGTTCTCCTCCCGGTCGACGCGGACGGGGTGCTCCAGGTCGACGCGCTGCGTGAGGAGCTCGAGCGCCACGGCGAGCAGGCCGCACTGATCTCGGTCATGTGGGCGAACAACGAGATGGGCGCCCTGCAGCCGCTCGGCGACGTGGTCGAGCTCGCGCGCCGGTACGGGGTGCCCGTGCACGCCGACGCCGTGCAGGCCGCGGGGCAGGTCCCCGTCGACTTCGGGGCGTCGGGGCTCGACGCGATGACCGTCACCGGCCACAAGGTCGGCGGTCCGGGCGGTGTGGGTGCGCTGTTGGCCCGCCGCGGGCTGGACCTCACGCCGGTGCTGCACGGCGGCGGGCAGGAGCGCGGCGTGCGGTCCGGCACGCTCGACGCGCCGCTGATCGCGTCGTTCAGCGTCGCGGTGGACCTGGCCGTGGCGGAGCAGCCCGCGTTCGCGGCCCGGGTCGGTGCCTTGCGCGACGCCCTCGTCGAGGGCGTCGAGGCGCTGGTGCCCGACGCCGTGCTGCGCGGGCCGCGCACCACGGCCGCGCGGCTGCCGGCCAACGCGCACCTCACCTTCCCCGGCTGCGAGGGCGACTCGCTGCTGTACCTGCTCGACTCCGCGGGCATCGAGGCGTCGACGGGGTCGGCGTGCCAGGCGGGCGTCCCCCGGCCGAGCCACGTGCTGCTGGCGATGGGTGTCGACGAGGTGGCCGCGCGCGGAGCGCTGCGGTTCAGCCTGGGGCACCCGTCGACGACGGACGACGTCGAGGCGCTGCTCGCGGTGCTGCCCGGAGTCGTCGACCGCGCCCGCGCGGCGGGTCTCGCCACCGTCGGGTCGGTGTCCTGA
- the mnmA gene encoding tRNA 2-thiouridine(34) synthase MnmA, with the protein MRVLAALSGGVDSAVAAARAVDAGHDVVGVHMALSRTREQFRTGSRGCCSIEDAGDARRAADVLGIPYYVWDLSERFEETVVADFVAEYEAGRTPNPCVRCNEHIKFATLLDKAVALGFDAVCTGHYARIETRADGTRELHRAHDPAKDQSYVLAVMGPERLARSMFPLGDVASKEQTRAEAAARGLSVSAKPDSYDICFVADGDTQGFLRARLGSQPGEIVDASGAVLGQHDGAYAFTVGQRKGLSIGRPAPDGRPRYVLSVEPVQNRVVVGSAEDLAVHSVVADRAVWFAGPEAQFACAVQVRAHGAAVPAHATVRDGVVEVVLDSPGDLRGVAPGQSAVLYDGTRVLGQATVTAAQRAAIGAAR; encoded by the coding sequence ATGCGCGTGCTGGCAGCCCTCTCCGGAGGGGTGGACTCCGCCGTGGCGGCGGCCCGCGCGGTCGATGCAGGGCACGACGTGGTCGGGGTGCACATGGCCCTGTCCCGCACGCGGGAGCAGTTCCGCACGGGATCGCGCGGGTGCTGCTCGATCGAGGACGCGGGGGACGCGCGCCGCGCGGCCGACGTGCTCGGCATCCCGTACTACGTGTGGGACCTCTCGGAGCGCTTCGAGGAGACGGTGGTCGCCGACTTCGTCGCGGAGTACGAGGCGGGCCGCACACCGAACCCGTGCGTCCGGTGCAACGAGCACATCAAGTTCGCCACGCTCCTGGACAAGGCAGTCGCCCTCGGCTTCGACGCCGTCTGCACGGGCCACTACGCCCGCATCGAGACCCGTGCGGACGGCACGCGCGAGCTGCACCGCGCGCACGACCCCGCCAAGGACCAGTCCTACGTGCTCGCGGTGATGGGACCGGAGCGCCTGGCGCGCTCGATGTTCCCCCTGGGCGACGTCGCGTCCAAGGAGCAGACGCGCGCCGAGGCCGCCGCTCGCGGCCTGTCGGTGTCGGCCAAGCCGGACTCCTACGACATCTGCTTCGTCGCCGACGGCGACACCCAGGGCTTCCTGCGCGCGCGCCTGGGCTCGCAGCCCGGTGAGATCGTCGACGCCTCCGGTGCCGTGCTCGGCCAGCACGACGGCGCGTACGCGTTCACCGTCGGGCAGCGCAAGGGCCTGTCGATCGGGCGGCCGGCACCCGACGGTCGTCCGCGGTACGTGCTGTCGGTCGAGCCGGTGCAGAACCGGGTGGTCGTCGGCTCCGCCGAGGACCTCGCGGTGCACAGCGTCGTGGCGGACCGCGCCGTCTGGTTCGCAGGCCCGGAGGCGCAGTTCGCGTGCGCGGTGCAGGTCCGCGCGCACGGAGCCGCGGTGCCGGCGCACGCGACCGTCCGTGACGGCGTGGTCGAGGTCGTCCTCGACTCGCCGGGGGACCTGCGGGGCGTCGCGCCCGGCCAGTCCGCCGTGCTCTACGACGGCACGCGCGTCCTGGGCCAGGCCACCGTGACCGCTGCGCAGCGCGCCGCCATCGGCGCCGCCCGGTGA
- the ligA gene encoding NAD-dependent DNA ligase LigA, giving the protein MTVSNQIDDPAAAHEIPADARHRWAELAALIEADQFAYYIRDAPVSSDKEYDERLRELQALEDEHPGLRTPDSPTQRVGGTFSTEFAPVQHVERMLSLDNAFSDEDLATWVGRVHRDLESDATIHYLCELKIDGLAVALLYEKGRLVRAATRGDGRTGEDVTLNVRTISTIPDVLAGDPATHPERIEIRGEVFLPVTAFAELNAAQVEAGKSPFANPRNAAAGSLRQKDPRITASRDLRMYAHGIGALVWGAGRGTGIERQSQVYDLLAGWGVPVSGHTRVVDGLDGVREMIAYYGEHRHDVEHEIDGIVTKVDEIALQRRLGSTSRAPRWAIAYKYPPEEVNTKLLDIRVNVGRTGRVTPYGVMEPVFVSGSTVEMATLHNASEVARKGVLIGDTVVLRKAGDVIPEIVGPVVDLRDGTERAFVMPTECPSCGTPLAPAKEGDVDIRCPNQRSCPSQLRERLFHVASRGAFDIEALGWEAASALLAAGVVTDEGDLFALDADALRNVPLFTLSARSKVAGVVREAGDLNATGVALLGNLEKAKEAALWRVIVALSIRHVGPTAARALAQHFASIPAIAVATEEEIGAAEGVGPTIAGAVRAWFDQPGEDDKWHAAIVEKWAAAGVRMSEERDESAPRTLEGLTVVVTGGLERFSRDGAKEAILARGGKSAGSVSKKTDYVVVGENAGSKEAKARELGLPILDEAGFERLLAEGPAAFGGPVPDGEAPADDSA; this is encoded by the coding sequence GTGACGGTGAGCAACCAGATCGACGACCCCGCCGCCGCGCACGAGATCCCCGCGGACGCGCGGCACCGCTGGGCCGAGCTGGCCGCCCTCATCGAGGCCGACCAGTTCGCGTACTACATCCGCGACGCCCCCGTCTCCTCGGACAAGGAGTACGACGAGCGGCTGCGCGAGCTGCAGGCGCTGGAGGACGAGCACCCCGGCCTGCGGACCCCCGACTCACCGACGCAGCGGGTGGGCGGCACGTTCTCCACCGAGTTCGCCCCCGTGCAGCACGTGGAGCGGATGCTCTCGCTGGACAACGCGTTCTCCGACGAGGACCTGGCCACGTGGGTGGGTCGCGTGCACCGCGACCTCGAGTCGGACGCCACCATCCACTACCTGTGCGAGCTCAAGATCGACGGCCTGGCCGTCGCGCTGCTGTACGAGAAGGGTCGCTTGGTGCGCGCCGCGACCCGCGGGGACGGACGGACGGGGGAGGACGTCACGCTCAACGTCCGCACCATCTCGACCATCCCCGACGTGCTGGCCGGGGACCCGGCCACCCACCCCGAGCGCATCGAGATCCGCGGCGAGGTCTTCCTGCCGGTCACGGCGTTCGCCGAGCTCAACGCGGCACAGGTCGAGGCGGGCAAGAGCCCGTTCGCCAACCCCCGCAACGCCGCCGCGGGCTCGCTGCGCCAGAAGGACCCGCGTATCACGGCCTCGCGTGACCTGCGGATGTACGCGCACGGCATCGGCGCGCTCGTGTGGGGCGCGGGCCGAGGGACGGGGATCGAGCGGCAGTCGCAGGTCTACGACCTGCTGGCAGGCTGGGGCGTGCCGGTCTCCGGGCACACGCGGGTCGTCGACGGGCTCGACGGCGTGCGGGAGATGATCGCGTACTACGGGGAGCACCGGCACGACGTCGAGCACGAGATCGACGGCATCGTCACCAAGGTGGACGAGATCGCGCTGCAGCGCCGGCTCGGGTCCACCAGCCGCGCGCCGCGCTGGGCGATCGCGTACAAGTACCCGCCCGAGGAGGTGAACACCAAGCTCCTCGACATCCGTGTCAACGTCGGCCGCACCGGCCGGGTCACCCCCTACGGCGTGATGGAGCCGGTATTCGTCTCGGGCTCGACCGTCGAGATGGCGACGCTGCACAACGCGAGCGAGGTGGCGCGCAAGGGCGTGCTCATCGGCGACACGGTGGTGCTGCGCAAGGCGGGCGACGTCATCCCGGAGATCGTCGGTCCGGTGGTGGACCTGCGCGACGGCACCGAGCGCGCGTTCGTGATGCCCACCGAGTGCCCCTCGTGCGGCACGCCGCTGGCGCCCGCCAAGGAGGGTGACGTCGACATCCGCTGCCCCAACCAGCGGTCCTGCCCGTCGCAGCTGCGCGAACGGCTGTTCCACGTCGCGTCGCGCGGGGCGTTCGACATCGAGGCGCTCGGCTGGGAGGCGGCCAGCGCCCTGCTGGCCGCGGGTGTCGTGACGGACGAGGGCGACCTGTTCGCGCTCGACGCCGACGCGCTGCGCAACGTCCCGCTGTTCACCCTGTCCGCCCGGTCGAAGGTCGCGGGCGTGGTCCGCGAGGCGGGCGACCTCAACGCGACGGGAGTCGCTCTCCTGGGCAACCTGGAGAAGGCCAAGGAGGCGGCGCTCTGGCGCGTGATCGTCGCGCTGTCCATCCGGCACGTCGGCCCGACCGCGGCGCGCGCGCTCGCCCAGCACTTCGCGTCCATCCCCGCGATCGCGGTGGCGACCGAGGAGGAGATCGGTGCGGCCGAGGGCGTCGGTCCGACGATCGCGGGCGCGGTCCGAGCCTGGTTCGACCAGCCCGGCGAGGACGACAAGTGGCACGCGGCGATCGTCGAGAAGTGGGCCGCGGCGGGCGTGCGGATGAGCGAGGAGCGCGACGAGTCCGCGCCGCGCACGCTCGAAGGGCTCACCGTGGTGGTCACCGGCGGCCTCGAGCGGTTCAGTCGCGACGGCGCGAAGGAGGCGATCCTGGCCCGCGGCGGCAAGTCGGCGGGCAGCGTCTCCAAGAAGACCGACTACGTGGTGGTCGGCGAGAACGCGGGGTCCAAGGAGGCCAAGGCCCGCGAGCTCGGGCTGCCGATCCTGGACGAGGCCGGGTTCGAGCGGCTGCTCGCCGAGGGGCCGGCGGCGTTCGGCGGCCCCGTGCCGGACGGCGAGGCACCGGCGGACGACAGTGCCTGA